One window of Pocillopora verrucosa isolate sample1 chromosome 9, ASM3666991v2, whole genome shotgun sequence genomic DNA carries:
- the LOC131777082 gene encoding GPN-loop GTPase 2, whose amino-acid sequence MPSFGQIVIGPPGSGKSTFCAGMSEFLTNLGRKVAVVNLDPANDSLSYKCAVDISTLITLDDVMENLKLGPNGGLIYCIEYLEKNLDWLERKLKDLKGHYFLFDCPGQVELYTHHTSVRNVVRQLEKWDFRLAAVHLVDSHHCSDPTKFISVLLTSLSTMIHVELPHVNVLSKIDLVEQYGKLAFNLDFYTDVLDLNFLLDHIKDDPFTRKYKKLNEALVGLVEDYGLVSFKTLDIQSKESMYQVIKSIDQANGFAFGELEDDRGNFSNLMSSAVGTDFEFFRTAAIQEKYMKDEDENS is encoded by the exons atgccGTCGTTTGGCCAGATTGTCATTGGGCCTCCGGGCTCTGGAAAAAGTACATTTTGTGCTGGGATGAGtgaatttttaacaaacttgGGTCGAAAAGTGGCTGTTGTAAATCTTGATCCTGCAAACGATTCGCTGAGTTACAAATGTGCCGTGGACATTTCCACGCTTATCACTCTTGATGATGTGATGGAGAATCTTAAGCTTGGTCCAAATGGTGGGCTTATATACTGCATCGAGTATCTCGAAAAGAATCTTGACTGGCTGGAGAGAAAGCTGAAAGATCTGAAAGGGCATTACTTCTTGTTTGACTGCCCTGGTCAAGTTGAACTGTACACTCATCACACATCTGTGAGGAATGTGGTCAGGCAGCTTGAAAAGTGGGACTTCAGA CTTGCTGCAGTCCATCTTGTTGATTCACATCATTGCAGTGatccaacaaagtttatttctgTTCTTCTCACATCCTTGTCAACCATGATTCATGTTGAGCTCCCTCATGTTAATGTCCTTTCCAAGATTGATCTGGTAGAACAATATGGAAAGCTAG CATTCAATTTAGACTTTTATACAGATGTTTTGGATCTGAATTTTCTCCTGGATCACATCAAAGATGATCCATTTACTCGAAAGTACAAAAAGCTGAATGAAGCATTAGTGGGTTTAGTTGAGGACTATGGCCTGGTGTCTTTTAAAACACTGGATATACAG tCAAAGGAGAGTATGTATCAGGTGATCAAATCTATTGATCAGGCTAATGGTTTTGCTTTTGGTGAACTTGAGGATGACAGAGGGAATTTCAGTAACCTAATGTCTTCAGCTGTAGGAacagattttgaattttttag GACGGCAGCAATTCAAGAGAAGTACATGAAAGATGAGGATGAAAACTCCTAG
- the LOC136283530 gene encoding uncharacterized protein codes for MFTGLLENIEKPPNSLKKKFLSIVLKTSKVEQCKDVSNVLLQLKIIKSAIQLTGKFHKLLMLGAKQKMDLVKQIKALMAHKQDEYAFKLVGDKVLEDLKKALLIELSLKKQLPK; via the exons ATGTTCACAGGCTTGCTTGAAAACATTGAGAAGCCTCCAAACTCCcttaagaaaaaattcttgTCAATCGTTCTTAAAACGAGCAAGGTGGAACAGTGCAAAGATG TATCCAATGTCCTGCTTCaactgaaaattatcaaatCG GCAATACAGCTAACCGGAAAGTTTCACAAGCTCCTGATGTTGGGTGCCAAACAAAAAATGG ATCTTGTTAAACAGATCAAGGCATTGATGGCCCATAAGCAGGATGAATATGCGTTCAAGTTGGTAGGTGATAAAGTCCTTGAAGATCTGAAAAAAGCCTTGCTGATAGAATTATCACTGAAGAAGCAGCTGCCAAAGTAA
- the LOC131777053 gene encoding uncharacterized protein: protein MCHVVHAIQYCYRLGPLSNNEDQRRGIRWTPFTILEDLDFADDLALLSHTRQHILEKTDRLSMFSNQVGLRISLKKTEAMCFNIPSPTKIRVRGQDIPYTNKFTYLGSVLCQDGGTSVDIQSRWNKAKNAFMSLRSVRRSASYSTKTKLRIYQSCELSTLLYGLECWGKTEQDLSKPASFHTANLRKILRIFWPQKISNDQLLRQTKQEDIRTLVNRRRWR from the coding sequence ATGTGTCATGTAGTCCATGCTATTCAATATTGCTATCGACTGGGTCCTTTGTCGAACAATGAAGATCAGCGAAGAGGCATAAGATGGACCCCTTTTACTATACTCGAAGACCTCGACTTCGCAGATGATTTAGCCCTATTGTCCCACACACGACAGCACATTCTGGAAAAGACAGACCGGCTCAGCATGTTCAGCAACCAGGTCGGCTTGAGAATTAGCTTGAAGAAGACGGAGGCCATGTGTTTTAATATCCCTTCCCCAACAAAGATCAGGGTAAGAGGACAGGACATTCCATACACCAACAAGTTCACATACCTCGGAAGTGTGCTCTGCCAAGATGGGGGTACTAGTGTAGATATACAAAGCAGAtggaacaaagcaaaaaatgccTTTATGAGCTTAAGATCAGTGAGGAGGTCAGCAAGCTACAGCACAAAGACGAAGCTTAGAATCTATCAGAGCTGCGAATTGTCAACTCTCCTTTACGGCTTGGAATGCTGGGGAAAGACAGAACAGGACCTCTCAAAACCAGCATCCTTCCACACAGCTAACCTCAGGAAGATTCTGAGAATCTTCTGGCctcagaaaatatcaaacgaCCAGCTACTGAGACAAACCAAGCAGGAGGATATTCGTACACTTGTCAACAGGAGAAGATGGAGGTGA
- the LOC136283531 gene encoding craniofacial development protein 2-like gives MTTSGESKRETTGMKLEAMSAKTRTRIGFWNVRTMYETGKLAQVTTEMRRYNLHVLGVSESRWIGTGRLKAVSGETVLYSGRDDELHREGVAIILKKGADRSLDSEDDLKDNFYLRLQAEIEQVPMEDLIIIMGDLNAKVGADNSGIDRVMGRHWSGIINENGERLVEFCTTNNLVIGGTLFPHREIHKITWCSPNGRDRNKIDHLLINGKWRRSLRDVEVRNRFEALVELDGREDINDEGVNKNWEKIVTAYNDSSKTCLGCRQRRPKEWMSSDTWKAIESRRRLKKKVMDSKSQRLKEIHQEMNRAANKEVKHRTRADKRKYIENLAS, from the exons ATGACTACCAGTGGTGAAAGCAAGAGGGAAACTACTGGCATGAAGTTAGAAGCGATGAGTGCAAAAACCAGGACCAGGATTGGATTTTGGAATGTACGTACCATGTACGAAACTGGAAAGCTTGCACAGGTTACAACAGAAATGAGACGGTATAACCTGCATGTATTGGGCGTAAGTGAAAGCAGATGGATAGGGACAGGGAGATTAAAGGCGGTGTCAGGCGAGACGGTATTGTATTCTGGGCGGGATGATGAGTTACATCGTGAAGGCGTGGCAATTATTCTGAAGAAAGGAGCAGATAGATCGCT TGATAGTGAAGATGATCTGAAAGACAATTTCTATCTCAGGCTTCAGGCAGAGATTGAGCAGGTCCCAATGGAAGATCTTATCATCATCATGGGGGATCTAAATGCCAAAGTTGGTGCCGATAACTCAGGCATTGACAGAGTGATGGGAAGACACTGGAGTGGCATCATCAATGAAAATGGAGAAAGGCTTGTTGAGTTTTGCACAACTAATAATCTGGTGATAGGGGGCACCCTTTTTCCACACCGAGAGATCCATAAAATCACATGGTGTTCCCCGAATGGCAGggatagaaataaaattgaccatCTGTTGATCAATGGAAAATGGCGGAGATCCCTTCGGGATGTCGAG GTGCGCAACAGATTCGAGGCTCTTGTGGAACTAGACGGAAGGGAGGATATTAACGATGAAGGGGTGAACAAGAACTGGGAGAAAATTGTTACTGCTTACAATGATAGCAGCAAGACATGTCTAGGCTGCAGGCAGCGGAGGCCAAAGGAATGGATGTCATCTGATACCTGGAAAGCAATTGAAAGTAGACGGagattaaagaagaaagttaTGGACTCGAAATCCCAACGGCTTAAAGAAATACATCAAGAGATGAATCGGGCAGCGAACAAAGAGGTGAAACACCGAACAAGAGCAGATAAACGGAAGTACATAGAGAACCTTGCATCCTAG